One Neoarius graeffei isolate fNeoGra1 chromosome 19, fNeoGra1.pri, whole genome shotgun sequence genomic region harbors:
- the zp3d.2 gene encoding zona pellucida sperm-binding protein 3d.2 codes for MCSGSVMGLVLISILMGLISPSARAADAAPPRAPTPDPVTGGERERLEAPYLHLPVFLHYRKPRVDKQHFSPVRVSSQKPLPERVRKLLLSEPRRRLKARARPSGPVTVTCNAGEMRVRVHTANLGASGERVHVRLGTCGVSRSTERGVLFRSELHQCGTQRQIVNKTVVYSNMLHYTSDASVSGSNLFSVPVQCHFNRFHYSYKIGFLPSVERLKFFKPMKTKGSITLMACDAQWNRLSPDEGFVIGQPMYFEVETLHVPENERLFVHSCHVTPNSSRDSTPRVKVISNYGCLLDSKRSRKSRFINSTMRNVIRFTIDAFTLQGKAQKHLFIHCEMSIRNIVPTETSKSCTYNHLEHRWEELYGSDSVCLCCDSSCVPVMPSPMPPLTSELGALVEQRLQGKSRLSPAQSTEGIFTPELDHGVLGTEIQHKTLVPERTRSLEHRTVTPERMLTPESKLAVLTTGREHRKVTVESTLTLEHKHGILMPDSEHGVLTPEHEYGTLLLENMPGKVAVETLPTLESENTMLIPLTPDMDHEEITPYPSEAVSSGVLTPSVKQHTITPVHTRTELREPYRVFEEVFGLD; via the exons ATGTGTTCCGGTTCCGTTATGGGGCTCGTGCTCATCTCCATCCTCATGGGTTTGATCTCTCCGAGCGCGCGCGCCGCAGATGCGGCCCCGCCCCGTGCACCAACACCGGACCCGGTCACCGGCGGAGAGCGCGAGCGGCTCGAGGCACCGTATTTACACCTCCCCGTGTTCCTGCATTACCGGAAGCCGCGCGTGGATAAACAGCACTTCTCACCTGTGCGCGTGAGCAGCCAGAAGCCGCTGCCCGAGCGCGTGCGCAAACTCCTTTTATCCGAACCGCGGCGGCGCCTGAAGGCTCGCGCGAGACCGAGCGGCCCGGTGACCGTCACGTGCAACGCGGGGGAGATGCGCGTGCGCGTTCACACAGCCAACCTGGGGGCCAGCGGGGAGCGCGTGCACGTGAGACTGGGCACGTGCGGTGTCAGCAGAAGCACCGAGCGGGGCGTTTTATTCCGGTCCGAGCTGCACCAGTGCGGCACTCAGAGACAG atCGTAAATAAAACGGTTGTGTATTCCAACATGCTCCACTACACCTCTGATGCGAGTGTGTCTGGGTCGAACCTGTTCTCCGTACCTGTGCAATGTCACTTTAACAG GTTCCACTACTCGTATAAGATCGGTTTCTTGCCATCTGTTGAGAGGCTGAAGTTCTTTAAACCTATGAAGACCAAAGGCAGCATCACGCTGATGGCCTGTGATG CGCAGTGGAACAGACTCTCACCCGATGAAGGCTTCGTTATTGGACAGCCGATGTACTTCGAAGTTGAAACGCTTCATGTGCCTGAGAATGAGCGATTATTTGTACATTCCTGTCACGTGACCCCAAACAGTTCGCGTGATTCCACCCCACGGGTTAAAGTCATCAGTAACTACGG CTGCTTGTTGGACAGCAAGAGAAGCAGAAAGTCCAGGTTCATAAACAGCACCATGAGGAACGTCATCCGCTTCACCATCGACGCCTTCACACTGCAGGGAAAAGCGCAAAAG caTCTGTTTATACACTGCGAGATGTCGATCAGAAACATCGTTCCAACGGAGACGTCAAAGTCCTGCACCTATAACCATCTGGAGCACCG ATGGGAGGAGCTTTACGGTTCGGACTCTGTTTGTTTGTGCTGTGACTCGTCCTGTGTCCCTGTGATGCCAT CACCGATGCCACCCTTGACGAGTGAACTGGGGGCCTTGGTGGAGCAACGCCTGCAAGGAAAGAGCAGGCTGAGCCCAGCGCAGAGCACTGAGGGAATCTTCACACCAGAGCTGGACCATGGAGTACTTGGGACAGAGATCCAGCACAAAACACTTGTTCCAGAGAGGACACGCTCATTGGAGCACAGAACAGTCACACCAGAGAGAATGCTCACACCAGAAAGCAAGCTTGCAGTGCTGACAACAGGGCGTGAGCACAGGAAGGTCACAGTGGAGAGCACACTCACTCTGGAGCACAAACATGGAATACTGATGCCAGACAGTGAGCACGGGGTACTGACACCTGAGCACGAGTACGGAACCCTACTGCTAGAGAACATGCCTGGAAAGGTTGCAGTGGAGACCCTGCCCACACTGGAGAGCGAGAACACAATGCTGATTCCACTGACGCCAGACATGGACCATGAAGAGATCACGCCTTACCCGTCTGAAGCTGTTAGTTCTGGAGTGCTCACACCCTCAGTCAAGCAACACACAATTACACcagtacacacacgcacagagctGCGTGAGCCTTACAGGGTTTTTGAAGAAGTGTTTGGACTCGACTGA
- the kcnj21 gene encoding G protein-activated inward rectifier potassium channel 4 — MSSIKSQFGQDVEKQGIKLPKKWNDTSSKISTDRTMVVGGGVAVGGGGVAVSGDSSEIPRKRRQRYVEKDGKCNVHHGNVRETYRYLTDIFTTLVDLKWRFNLLVFTLVYTTTWIFFGLIWWLIAYARGDLEHADDGEWTPCVANLNGFVSAFLFSIETETTIGYGYRVITEKCPEGIALLLVQAILGSIVNAFMVGCMFVKISQPKKRAETLMFSQNAVISMRDNKLCLMFRVGDLRNSHIVEASIRAKLIRSKQTKEGEFIPLNQTDINVGFDTGDDRLFLVSPLIICHEFNESSPFWDISQEQLTREEFEIVVILEGMVEATGMTCQARSSYLDLEVLWGERFTPVLSLEEGFYEVDYDTFHQTYPTPTPMCSARELAELAKKGEDIPLPPLTPPILNQNPEPGEREGDEGEVESISNGDVKKMEAEY; from the exons ATGAGTAGCATAAAGAGCCAATTCGGACAGGATGTGGAGAAACAGGGCATCAAACTGCCGAAGAAATGGAACGACACCAGCAGTAAG ATCTCCACAGACCGGACCATGGTGGTGGGAGGGGGTGTGGCTGTGGGAGGAGGGGGTGTGGCTGTGAGTGGGGACTCTTCTGAGATCCCTCGCAAGCGTAGACAACGCTACGTCGAAAAAGATGGGAAGTGTAACGTGCATCACGGCAATGTGCGTGAGACATACCGCTACCTAACGGACATTTTCACTACGCTCGTGGACCTGAAGTGGCGCTTTAACCTGTTGGTGTTCACGCTAGTTTACACAACCACGTGGATCTTCTTTGGGCTGATCTGGTGGCTTATCGCGTACGCCCGTGGTGACCTTGAGCACGCAGATGATGGAGAGTGGACGCCATGCGTGGCCAACCTCAACGGCTTCGTCTCAGCTTTCCTGTTCTCAATTGAGACGGAGACGACCATTGGCTACGGCTACCGCGTCATCACGGAGAAGTGTCCCGAAGGCATCGCGCTGCTGCTGGTGCAGGCCATCCTGGGCTCCATCGTGAATGCCTTTATGGTGGGCTGCATGTTTGTGAAGATCTCGCAGCCCAAGAAGCGCGCTGAGACACTCATGTTCTCACAGAATGCCGTCATTTCAATGCGTGACAACAAACTATGCTTGATGTTCCGTGTAGGAGATTTACGCAACTCGCACATCGTGGAAGCATCGATCCGAGCAAAGCTGATCCGATCCAAACAGACAAAGGAAGGAGAGTTTATCCCGCTGAATCAGACCGATATCAATGTGGGCTTCGATACTGGTGACGATCGGCTCTTCCTCGTGTCTCCGCTCATCATCTGCCACGAGTTTAATGAGAGCAGCCCGTTCTGGGACATCTCGCAGGAGCAGCTTACGCGGGAAGAGTTCGAGATCGTTGTCATTCTCGAGGGAATGGTGGAGGCTACAG ggatgaCGTGTCAGGCACGCAGCTCGTacctggacttggaggtgctttgGGGAGAGCGCTTCACCCCTGTGCTCTCTCTGGAGGAGGGATTCTACGAGGTGGACTACGACACCTTCCACCAGACGTACCCGACTCCCACTCCCATGTGTTCAGCACGTGAACTTGCTGAACTCGCAAAAAAAGGGGAGGACATCCCTCTCCCACCACTCACTCCTCCCATCCTGAACCAGAACCCAGAACCCGGAGAACGAGAGGGGGATGAAGGAGAGGTGGAGAGCATCAGCAATGGTGATGTGAAAAAAATGGAGGCTGAATATTAA